In Rissa tridactyla isolate bRisTri1 chromosome 2, bRisTri1.patW.cur.20221130, whole genome shotgun sequence, a single window of DNA contains:
- the JCAD gene encoding junctional cadherin 5-associated protein isoform X1, giving the protein MFSVEDLLISHGYKLSKNPPVSYENRYDGYRHEVTGNRSAQRTLNGFEAESRAGAYSKKPLVKTNSSSTESSHGSQGRQAGPGYHHDLQGLSTFHTSEGGVYDKTQLAWSSQPRTDKDLAYWRRRGQDFSVLLSYSQKGGVEMKGLSAAPGAPRHPRESQLKVGTGAGYARRSGLQESCEVPGDCKWQSLGMESWNQTKKAGRQMSEGDREKLLQELYSLTLGDNVLSTHNKGKSQSLPRVLSPESMRCVEMPSLNNSNSSLSVTKTPSYPPNRLSVEPAKHHETGGHFLPLVKPKYGRPLKPPSYELQRQTRSPAETVGFQDHYQKDEPIPYLAKVNEPRQDACIQDSALEPPVYVPPPSYKSPTHQNVTPHPLNEVPNNDTYASSDQQGPVERVVPCQRPAANTFEVGGDPCKDNHLPHGKQSHARRPADYLRSVQYIPFDDPRIRHIKIAPPEGLQDNAKYTENACSPRSGALQERDLEVQYNSAFSDASNLTNSAKGERTSNSSTHSNRWLAPSIRDQENCALPDQRDSCSTTNHSPRNEASIEYAKGKLSVRNSHMDSTCETVTKVKKFEPGTGMQSKKSSKKKMNETIFCLVSIPVKSESNLPDTDRNNNITQSPDKNGFDNNGALQEQSLLSMSSTDLELQALTGSMTNKNELQKQELWRPEEFKQMNDLRFIQPTKHRELKYSGSWPGDQYKDQQTQTSFTEEPNSPQFFHGKKPGQPSSNKTLSPKLPGCTASTTGSKQAGLPSDERSCRQTAYGMKGQMHLSQSSNSAFSRTATSVLQAPSPKAHQSQPMPAQEREIGLFPRGDIVKGEAGAPCNSKELFGQFLLKPVSRRPWDAISELESFNKELQEQEESTSSEEDLESAAASPQAGALTQRRASRNEKLNQEPKYGRKSEMVVSEVPVFKPGRVKSKSESWSVGTEHGGEPGCVGSQGASQPGGSSEGVRPADGSLITEMRTGEAKSRTSKQQVRVGPLKRVLSSSPSSSCHSNPFNNPVLQEMSEDQNYLDFVKLSKGVTPTNDTALERGSVVRLSLTKRNQGRSEPDLRSVGLDVAPGPGANNSDHSSNANAVEIPVNESLQARAARILGIDIAVESLLPDDHVGSHAGTSPANGAQDFESSLGSTVSEKEGKKESSYEGRRKCGWTESALFVRAGGRSLYPDEGQTTHQEASAKTPVTEQVLEQPASPSQGEDQNLVCKSAVYQHSEKRVRSTSKVIETLQGKLTSPPSRTAMDRLVRMKEVDSVSRMRRLSIKSADSGEEVDEEKLSRVQEERGNKLASSGAVSKRIISLSENGYLGGMDKKRIDRDFSLGKTLWWEIQMGTVSLGNGHDRFAYAHITLLK; this is encoded by the coding sequence ggtTTATGACAAGACTCAATTAGCATGGTCTTCCCAGCCCAGGACTGATAAAGATCTCGCCTACTGGAGAAGACGAGGACAGGACTTCAGTGTGCTACTGAGCTATTCCCAGAAAGGCGGCGTGGAAATGAAAGGCCTGTCTGCAGCCCCGGGGGCACCCCGGCACCCCAGGGAGAGTCAGCTGAAGGTGGGGACGGGCGCAGGGTATGCCAGAAGAAGCGGCTTGCAGGAAAGCTGCGAAGTGCCCGGCGACTGCAAATGGCAGAGTCTGGGAATGGAAAGCTGGAACCAGACAAAAAAGGCAGGGAGGCAAATGTCCGAGGGTGACAGGGAGAAGCTGCTTCAGGAGCTGTATTCGCTCACCCTGGGAGATAACGTACTGAGCACCCACAACAAGGGGAAATCACAGTCCTTGCCGAGGGTCCTTTCACCAGAGAGTATGAGGTGCGTGGAAATGCCCTCCCTAAACAACAGCAACAGCTCACTCAGCGTAACTAAAACCCCCTCCTATCCCCCAAACAGACTGAGTGTGGAACCAGCCAAGCACCACGAAACGGGAGGCCATTTCCTTCCCCTAGTGAAACCCAAGTACGGGAGACCTCTGAAGCCTCCGTCTTACGAACTGCAGCGGCAGACAAGGTCACCTGCAGAAACTGTGGGTTTCCAGGACCACTACCAGAAAGATGAACCCATCCCCTACTTAGCCAAAGTTAATGAGCCAAGGCAAGATGCTTGCATTCAAGACTCTGCTTTGGAGCCCCCGGTCTATGTACCTCCTCCATCTTACAAATCCCCAACTCACCAAAATGTGACCCCACATCCCCTCAATGAAGTGCCTAACAATGACACGTATGCCAGCAGTGATCAGCAGGGTCCTGTGGAGCGGGTTGTCCCCTGCCAACGACCAGCTGCCAATACTTTTGAAGTGGGAGGCGACCCTTGCAAAGACAACCACCTTCCTCATGGGAAGCAAAGCCATGCGAGGCGCCCTGCTGACTACTTGCGTTCTGTTCAGTATATTCCATTTGACGATCCTCGAATACGACATATTAAAATTGCACCACCGGAAGGTCTGCAGGACAACGCTAAATACACTGAAAATGCATGTAGTCCCCGTTCTGGTGCTTTGCAAGAGAGAGATCTTGAAGTACAGTACAACAGTGCCTTCTCGGATGCATCAAACTTGACCAATTCTGCAAAGGGAGAAAGAACTTCCAACAGCTCCACCCATAGCAACAGATGGTTGGCACCATCCATCCGAGATCAGGAAAATTGTGCCTTGCCGGACCAAAGAGATAGTTGTAGCACAACTAATCACAGCCCCCGTAATGAAGCCAGCATAGAGTACGCAAAAGGCAAACTCTCTGTAAGAAATTCACATATGGACAGCACCTGTGAGACTGTTACAAAAGTGAAAAAGTTTGAACCTGGAACTGGGATGCAGAGCAAAAagagttcaaagaaaaaaatgaatgaaactaTATTTTGTTTGGTCTCTATCCCAGTTAAATCAGAATCCAATCTGCCAGATACAGATAGGAACAACAACATAACCCAGAGCCCTGATAAGAATGGGTTTGATAACAATGGGGCTTTGCAAGAACAAAGTCTCTTAAGTATGTCTTCAACGGACTTGGAGTTACAAGCGCTTACAGGAAGCATGACCAATAAAAATGAGTTACAAAAACAAGAGTTGTGGAGACCAGAAGAGTTCAAACAAATGAATGACCTCAGATTTATTCAGCCTACAAAACACAGAGAGCTCAAATACTCTGGCTCCTGGCCAGGTGATCAGTACAAAGACCAGCAGACACAGACCAGTTTTACTGAAGAACCTAATAGCCCACAATTTTTCCATGGTAAAAAGCCTGGGCAGCCCAGTAGTAACAAAACGCTGTCTCCAAAGCTCCCAGGATGTACAGCATCCACCACAGGGTCAAAACAGGCGGGGTTGCCTTCTGACGAGAGAAGCTGCAGACAGACCGCCTACGGCATGAAGGGTCAGATGCACCTCAGTCAGTCTAGCAACAGTGCATTTTCCAGGACCGCCACCTCGGTCCTTCAGGCCCCATCTCCAAAAGCCCACCAGAGCCAGCCCATGCCTGCCCAGGAGAGGGAAATCGGCCTTTTTCCCCGGGGAGATATAGTTAAGGGAGAAGCAGGCGCTCCCTGCAACAGTAAAGAGCTGTTTGGGCAGTTTCTGTTGAAACCTGTCAGTCGCCGTCCCTGGGATGCAATAAGTGAGCTAGAAAGTTTTAACAAGGAGCTGcaagagcaggaggagagcaCAAGCAGTGAAGAAGATTTGGAAAGTGCTGCAGCTTCTCCACAGGCAGGTGCCCTTACACAGAGGAGGGCATCCAGAAATGAGAAGTTGAACCAGGAGCCAAAATACGGTAGGAAATCAGAAATGGTGGTCTCAGAGGTGCCTGTATTTAAGCCAGGAAGAGTTAAAAGTAAGTCTGAAAGTTGGAGTGTGGGGACAGAGCATGGCGGTGAGCCGGGCTGCGTTGGCTCTCAAGGCGCCTCGCAGCCAGGAGGGAGCAGTGAAGGAGTCAGGCCAGCAGATGGAAGTCTGATAACAGAAATGAGGACAGGGGAAGCCAAGAGCAGAACAAGCAAGCAGCAAGTTCGTGTGGGCCCTCTCAAGAGAGTTTTGTCCAGTAGCCCAAGCAGTTCATGTCACAGTAATCCTTTCAATAACCCTGTCTTGCAGGAGATGAGCGAAGACCAAAATTACCTAGACTTTGTTAAACTAAGCAAAGGTGTAACTCCCACGAATGATACGGCATTAGAGAGAGGCTCAGTAGTACGCTTGTCACTAACGAAGAGGAACCAAGGGCGCTCTGAGCCGGATTTGAGGTCAGTGGGACTTGATGTAGCCCCAGGACCTGGTGCTAACAATTCCGATCActcttcaaatgcaaatgcagtgGAAATCCCTGTGAATGAGTCATTGCAGGCCAGAGCTGCAAGAATTTTAGGTATAGATATAGCAGTGGAGTCTCTCCTTCCAGATGACCATGTTGGGTCCCATGCAGGCACTAGCCCTGCAAATGGTGCCCAGGACTTTGAGTCATCACTGGGGAGCACAGTaagtgaaaaagaaggaaaaaaagagagttctTATGAAGGCAGACGAAAGTGTGGCTGGACAGAGAGTGCTCTCTTTGTCAGAGCGGGAGGCCGATCTTTATACCCTGATGAAGGCCAGACCACTCACCAGGAAGCCAGCGCTAAAACACCGGTAACTGAGCAAGTTCTTGAACAACCTGCGAGTCCCAGCCAAGGTGAGGACCAAAACTTGGTTTGCAAGTCAGCTGTGTATCAGCATTCAGAAAAGAGAGTGAGAAGCACCTCAAAAGTGATAGAGACACTCCAAGGCAAGCTCACTTCTCCACCTAGCCGGACTGCCATGGATCGCTTAGTGCGAATGAAAGAAGTTGACTCTGTGTCCCGGATGAGACGTCTGAGCATTAAGAGTGCAGACTCGGGAGAGGAGGTGGACGAGGAGAAGCTGTCGAGGGTacaagaggagagaggaaacaaaCTGGCAAGCTCAGGGGCTGTTTCCAAGCGTATTATCTCTCTCAGTGAAAACGGATATTTAGGTGGAATGGACAAGAAGAGGATCgacagagatttttctttagGTAAGACCCTGTGGTGGGAGATCCAAATGGGTACTGTTTCCTTAGGTAATGGGCATGATCGGTTTGCTTATGCCCACATAACGCTGCTCAAATAG
- the JCAD gene encoding junctional cadherin 5-associated protein isoform X2 yields the protein MFSVEDLLISHGYKLSKNPPVSYENRYDGYRHEVTGNRSAQRTLNGFEAESRAGAYSKKPLVKTNSSSTESSHGSQGRQAGPGYHHDLQGLSTFHTSEGGVYDKTQLAWSSQPRTDKDLAYWRRRGQDFSVLLSYSQKGGVEMKGLSAAPGAPRHPRESQLKVGTGAGYARRSGLQESCEVPGDCKWQSLGMESWNQTKKAGRQMSEGDREKLLQELYSLTLGDNVLSTHNKGKSQSLPRVLSPESMRCVEMPSLNNSNSSLSVTKTPSYPPNRLSVEPAKHHETGGHFLPLVKPKYGRPLKPPSYELQRQTRSPAETVGFQDHYQKDEPIPYLAKVNEPRQDACIQDSALEPPVYVPPPSYKSPTHQNVTPHPLNEVPNNDTYASSDQQGPVERVVPCQRPAANTFEVGGDPCKDNHLPHGKQSHARRPADYLRSVQYIPFDDPRIRHIKIAPPEGLQDNAKYTENACSPRSGALQERDLEVQYNSAFSDASNLTNSAKGERTSNSSTHSNRWLAPSIRDQENCALPDQRDSCSTTNHSPRNEASIEYAKGKLSVRNSHMDSTCETVTKVKKFEPGTGMQSKKSSKKKMNETIFCLVSIPVKSESNLPDTDRNNNITQSPDKNGFDNNGALQEQSLLSMSSTDLELQALTGSMTNKNELQKQELWRPEEFKQMNDLRFIQPTKHRELKYSGSWPGDQYKDQQTQTSFTEEPNSPQFFHGKKPGQPSSNKTLSPKLPGCTASTTGSKQAGLPSDERSCRQTAYGMKGQMHLSQSSNSAFSRTATSVLQAPSPKAHQSQPMPAQEREIGLFPRGDIVKGEAGAPCNSKELFGQFLLKPVSRRPWDAISELESFNKELQEQEESTSSEEDLESAAASPQAGALTQRRASRNEKLNQEPKYGRKSEMVVSEVPVFKPGRVKSKSESWSVGTEHGGEPGCVGSQGASQPGGSSEGVRPADGSLITEMRTGEAKSRTSKQQVRVGPLKRVLSSSPSSSCHSNPFNNPVLQEMSEDQNYLDFVKLSKGVTPTNDTALERGSVVRLSLTKRNQGRSEPDLRSVGLDVAPGPGANNSDHSSNANAVEIPVNESLQARAARILGIDIAVESLLPDDHVGSHAGTSPANGAQDFESSLGSTVSEKEGKKESSYEGRRKCGWTESALFVRAGGRSLYPDEGQTTHQEASAKTPVTEQVLEQPASPSQGEDQNLVCKSAVYQHSEKRVRSTSKVIETLQGKLTSPPSRTAMDRLVRMKEVDSVSRMRRLSIKSADSGEEVDEEKLSRVQEERGNKLASSGAVSKRIISLSENGYLGGMDKKRIDRDFSLDTYDPTKVEKV from the exons ggtTTATGACAAGACTCAATTAGCATGGTCTTCCCAGCCCAGGACTGATAAAGATCTCGCCTACTGGAGAAGACGAGGACAGGACTTCAGTGTGCTACTGAGCTATTCCCAGAAAGGCGGCGTGGAAATGAAAGGCCTGTCTGCAGCCCCGGGGGCACCCCGGCACCCCAGGGAGAGTCAGCTGAAGGTGGGGACGGGCGCAGGGTATGCCAGAAGAAGCGGCTTGCAGGAAAGCTGCGAAGTGCCCGGCGACTGCAAATGGCAGAGTCTGGGAATGGAAAGCTGGAACCAGACAAAAAAGGCAGGGAGGCAAATGTCCGAGGGTGACAGGGAGAAGCTGCTTCAGGAGCTGTATTCGCTCACCCTGGGAGATAACGTACTGAGCACCCACAACAAGGGGAAATCACAGTCCTTGCCGAGGGTCCTTTCACCAGAGAGTATGAGGTGCGTGGAAATGCCCTCCCTAAACAACAGCAACAGCTCACTCAGCGTAACTAAAACCCCCTCCTATCCCCCAAACAGACTGAGTGTGGAACCAGCCAAGCACCACGAAACGGGAGGCCATTTCCTTCCCCTAGTGAAACCCAAGTACGGGAGACCTCTGAAGCCTCCGTCTTACGAACTGCAGCGGCAGACAAGGTCACCTGCAGAAACTGTGGGTTTCCAGGACCACTACCAGAAAGATGAACCCATCCCCTACTTAGCCAAAGTTAATGAGCCAAGGCAAGATGCTTGCATTCAAGACTCTGCTTTGGAGCCCCCGGTCTATGTACCTCCTCCATCTTACAAATCCCCAACTCACCAAAATGTGACCCCACATCCCCTCAATGAAGTGCCTAACAATGACACGTATGCCAGCAGTGATCAGCAGGGTCCTGTGGAGCGGGTTGTCCCCTGCCAACGACCAGCTGCCAATACTTTTGAAGTGGGAGGCGACCCTTGCAAAGACAACCACCTTCCTCATGGGAAGCAAAGCCATGCGAGGCGCCCTGCTGACTACTTGCGTTCTGTTCAGTATATTCCATTTGACGATCCTCGAATACGACATATTAAAATTGCACCACCGGAAGGTCTGCAGGACAACGCTAAATACACTGAAAATGCATGTAGTCCCCGTTCTGGTGCTTTGCAAGAGAGAGATCTTGAAGTACAGTACAACAGTGCCTTCTCGGATGCATCAAACTTGACCAATTCTGCAAAGGGAGAAAGAACTTCCAACAGCTCCACCCATAGCAACAGATGGTTGGCACCATCCATCCGAGATCAGGAAAATTGTGCCTTGCCGGACCAAAGAGATAGTTGTAGCACAACTAATCACAGCCCCCGTAATGAAGCCAGCATAGAGTACGCAAAAGGCAAACTCTCTGTAAGAAATTCACATATGGACAGCACCTGTGAGACTGTTACAAAAGTGAAAAAGTTTGAACCTGGAACTGGGATGCAGAGCAAAAagagttcaaagaaaaaaatgaatgaaactaTATTTTGTTTGGTCTCTATCCCAGTTAAATCAGAATCCAATCTGCCAGATACAGATAGGAACAACAACATAACCCAGAGCCCTGATAAGAATGGGTTTGATAACAATGGGGCTTTGCAAGAACAAAGTCTCTTAAGTATGTCTTCAACGGACTTGGAGTTACAAGCGCTTACAGGAAGCATGACCAATAAAAATGAGTTACAAAAACAAGAGTTGTGGAGACCAGAAGAGTTCAAACAAATGAATGACCTCAGATTTATTCAGCCTACAAAACACAGAGAGCTCAAATACTCTGGCTCCTGGCCAGGTGATCAGTACAAAGACCAGCAGACACAGACCAGTTTTACTGAAGAACCTAATAGCCCACAATTTTTCCATGGTAAAAAGCCTGGGCAGCCCAGTAGTAACAAAACGCTGTCTCCAAAGCTCCCAGGATGTACAGCATCCACCACAGGGTCAAAACAGGCGGGGTTGCCTTCTGACGAGAGAAGCTGCAGACAGACCGCCTACGGCATGAAGGGTCAGATGCACCTCAGTCAGTCTAGCAACAGTGCATTTTCCAGGACCGCCACCTCGGTCCTTCAGGCCCCATCTCCAAAAGCCCACCAGAGCCAGCCCATGCCTGCCCAGGAGAGGGAAATCGGCCTTTTTCCCCGGGGAGATATAGTTAAGGGAGAAGCAGGCGCTCCCTGCAACAGTAAAGAGCTGTTTGGGCAGTTTCTGTTGAAACCTGTCAGTCGCCGTCCCTGGGATGCAATAAGTGAGCTAGAAAGTTTTAACAAGGAGCTGcaagagcaggaggagagcaCAAGCAGTGAAGAAGATTTGGAAAGTGCTGCAGCTTCTCCACAGGCAGGTGCCCTTACACAGAGGAGGGCATCCAGAAATGAGAAGTTGAACCAGGAGCCAAAATACGGTAGGAAATCAGAAATGGTGGTCTCAGAGGTGCCTGTATTTAAGCCAGGAAGAGTTAAAAGTAAGTCTGAAAGTTGGAGTGTGGGGACAGAGCATGGCGGTGAGCCGGGCTGCGTTGGCTCTCAAGGCGCCTCGCAGCCAGGAGGGAGCAGTGAAGGAGTCAGGCCAGCAGATGGAAGTCTGATAACAGAAATGAGGACAGGGGAAGCCAAGAGCAGAACAAGCAAGCAGCAAGTTCGTGTGGGCCCTCTCAAGAGAGTTTTGTCCAGTAGCCCAAGCAGTTCATGTCACAGTAATCCTTTCAATAACCCTGTCTTGCAGGAGATGAGCGAAGACCAAAATTACCTAGACTTTGTTAAACTAAGCAAAGGTGTAACTCCCACGAATGATACGGCATTAGAGAGAGGCTCAGTAGTACGCTTGTCACTAACGAAGAGGAACCAAGGGCGCTCTGAGCCGGATTTGAGGTCAGTGGGACTTGATGTAGCCCCAGGACCTGGTGCTAACAATTCCGATCActcttcaaatgcaaatgcagtgGAAATCCCTGTGAATGAGTCATTGCAGGCCAGAGCTGCAAGAATTTTAGGTATAGATATAGCAGTGGAGTCTCTCCTTCCAGATGACCATGTTGGGTCCCATGCAGGCACTAGCCCTGCAAATGGTGCCCAGGACTTTGAGTCATCACTGGGGAGCACAGTaagtgaaaaagaaggaaaaaaagagagttctTATGAAGGCAGACGAAAGTGTGGCTGGACAGAGAGTGCTCTCTTTGTCAGAGCGGGAGGCCGATCTTTATACCCTGATGAAGGCCAGACCACTCACCAGGAAGCCAGCGCTAAAACACCGGTAACTGAGCAAGTTCTTGAACAACCTGCGAGTCCCAGCCAAGGTGAGGACCAAAACTTGGTTTGCAAGTCAGCTGTGTATCAGCATTCAGAAAAGAGAGTGAGAAGCACCTCAAAAGTGATAGAGACACTCCAAGGCAAGCTCACTTCTCCACCTAGCCGGACTGCCATGGATCGCTTAGTGCGAATGAAAGAAGTTGACTCTGTGTCCCGGATGAGACGTCTGAGCATTAAGAGTGCAGACTCGGGAGAGGAGGTGGACGAGGAGAAGCTGTCGAGGGTacaagaggagagaggaaacaaaCTGGCAAGCTCAGGGGCTGTTTCCAAGCGTATTATCTCTCTCAGTGAAAACGGATATTTAGGTGGAATGGACAAGAAGAGGATCgacagagatttttctttag ataCATATGACCCCACCAAAGTTGAAAAGGTGTAA
- the JCAD gene encoding junctional cadherin 5-associated protein isoform X3 → MKGLSAAPGAPRHPRESQLKVGTGAGYARRSGLQESCEVPGDCKWQSLGMESWNQTKKAGRQMSEGDREKLLQELYSLTLGDNVLSTHNKGKSQSLPRVLSPESMRCVEMPSLNNSNSSLSVTKTPSYPPNRLSVEPAKHHETGGHFLPLVKPKYGRPLKPPSYELQRQTRSPAETVGFQDHYQKDEPIPYLAKVNEPRQDACIQDSALEPPVYVPPPSYKSPTHQNVTPHPLNEVPNNDTYASSDQQGPVERVVPCQRPAANTFEVGGDPCKDNHLPHGKQSHARRPADYLRSVQYIPFDDPRIRHIKIAPPEGLQDNAKYTENACSPRSGALQERDLEVQYNSAFSDASNLTNSAKGERTSNSSTHSNRWLAPSIRDQENCALPDQRDSCSTTNHSPRNEASIEYAKGKLSVRNSHMDSTCETVTKVKKFEPGTGMQSKKSSKKKMNETIFCLVSIPVKSESNLPDTDRNNNITQSPDKNGFDNNGALQEQSLLSMSSTDLELQALTGSMTNKNELQKQELWRPEEFKQMNDLRFIQPTKHRELKYSGSWPGDQYKDQQTQTSFTEEPNSPQFFHGKKPGQPSSNKTLSPKLPGCTASTTGSKQAGLPSDERSCRQTAYGMKGQMHLSQSSNSAFSRTATSVLQAPSPKAHQSQPMPAQEREIGLFPRGDIVKGEAGAPCNSKELFGQFLLKPVSRRPWDAISELESFNKELQEQEESTSSEEDLESAAASPQAGALTQRRASRNEKLNQEPKYGRKSEMVVSEVPVFKPGRVKSKSESWSVGTEHGGEPGCVGSQGASQPGGSSEGVRPADGSLITEMRTGEAKSRTSKQQVRVGPLKRVLSSSPSSSCHSNPFNNPVLQEMSEDQNYLDFVKLSKGVTPTNDTALERGSVVRLSLTKRNQGRSEPDLRSVGLDVAPGPGANNSDHSSNANAVEIPVNESLQARAARILGIDIAVESLLPDDHVGSHAGTSPANGAQDFESSLGSTVSEKEGKKESSYEGRRKCGWTESALFVRAGGRSLYPDEGQTTHQEASAKTPVTEQVLEQPASPSQGEDQNLVCKSAVYQHSEKRVRSTSKVIETLQGKLTSPPSRTAMDRLVRMKEVDSVSRMRRLSIKSADSGEEVDEEKLSRVQEERGNKLASSGAVSKRIISLSENGYLGGMDKKRIDRDFSLDTYDPTKVEKV, encoded by the exons ATGAAAGGCCTGTCTGCAGCCCCGGGGGCACCCCGGCACCCCAGGGAGAGTCAGCTGAAGGTGGGGACGGGCGCAGGGTATGCCAGAAGAAGCGGCTTGCAGGAAAGCTGCGAAGTGCCCGGCGACTGCAAATGGCAGAGTCTGGGAATGGAAAGCTGGAACCAGACAAAAAAGGCAGGGAGGCAAATGTCCGAGGGTGACAGGGAGAAGCTGCTTCAGGAGCTGTATTCGCTCACCCTGGGAGATAACGTACTGAGCACCCACAACAAGGGGAAATCACAGTCCTTGCCGAGGGTCCTTTCACCAGAGAGTATGAGGTGCGTGGAAATGCCCTCCCTAAACAACAGCAACAGCTCACTCAGCGTAACTAAAACCCCCTCCTATCCCCCAAACAGACTGAGTGTGGAACCAGCCAAGCACCACGAAACGGGAGGCCATTTCCTTCCCCTAGTGAAACCCAAGTACGGGAGACCTCTGAAGCCTCCGTCTTACGAACTGCAGCGGCAGACAAGGTCACCTGCAGAAACTGTGGGTTTCCAGGACCACTACCAGAAAGATGAACCCATCCCCTACTTAGCCAAAGTTAATGAGCCAAGGCAAGATGCTTGCATTCAAGACTCTGCTTTGGAGCCCCCGGTCTATGTACCTCCTCCATCTTACAAATCCCCAACTCACCAAAATGTGACCCCACATCCCCTCAATGAAGTGCCTAACAATGACACGTATGCCAGCAGTGATCAGCAGGGTCCTGTGGAGCGGGTTGTCCCCTGCCAACGACCAGCTGCCAATACTTTTGAAGTGGGAGGCGACCCTTGCAAAGACAACCACCTTCCTCATGGGAAGCAAAGCCATGCGAGGCGCCCTGCTGACTACTTGCGTTCTGTTCAGTATATTCCATTTGACGATCCTCGAATACGACATATTAAAATTGCACCACCGGAAGGTCTGCAGGACAACGCTAAATACACTGAAAATGCATGTAGTCCCCGTTCTGGTGCTTTGCAAGAGAGAGATCTTGAAGTACAGTACAACAGTGCCTTCTCGGATGCATCAAACTTGACCAATTCTGCAAAGGGAGAAAGAACTTCCAACAGCTCCACCCATAGCAACAGATGGTTGGCACCATCCATCCGAGATCAGGAAAATTGTGCCTTGCCGGACCAAAGAGATAGTTGTAGCACAACTAATCACAGCCCCCGTAATGAAGCCAGCATAGAGTACGCAAAAGGCAAACTCTCTGTAAGAAATTCACATATGGACAGCACCTGTGAGACTGTTACAAAAGTGAAAAAGTTTGAACCTGGAACTGGGATGCAGAGCAAAAagagttcaaagaaaaaaatgaatgaaactaTATTTTGTTTGGTCTCTATCCCAGTTAAATCAGAATCCAATCTGCCAGATACAGATAGGAACAACAACATAACCCAGAGCCCTGATAAGAATGGGTTTGATAACAATGGGGCTTTGCAAGAACAAAGTCTCTTAAGTATGTCTTCAACGGACTTGGAGTTACAAGCGCTTACAGGAAGCATGACCAATAAAAATGAGTTACAAAAACAAGAGTTGTGGAGACCAGAAGAGTTCAAACAAATGAATGACCTCAGATTTATTCAGCCTACAAAACACAGAGAGCTCAAATACTCTGGCTCCTGGCCAGGTGATCAGTACAAAGACCAGCAGACACAGACCAGTTTTACTGAAGAACCTAATAGCCCACAATTTTTCCATGGTAAAAAGCCTGGGCAGCCCAGTAGTAACAAAACGCTGTCTCCAAAGCTCCCAGGATGTACAGCATCCACCACAGGGTCAAAACAGGCGGGGTTGCCTTCTGACGAGAGAAGCTGCAGACAGACCGCCTACGGCATGAAGGGTCAGATGCACCTCAGTCAGTCTAGCAACAGTGCATTTTCCAGGACCGCCACCTCGGTCCTTCAGGCCCCATCTCCAAAAGCCCACCAGAGCCAGCCCATGCCTGCCCAGGAGAGGGAAATCGGCCTTTTTCCCCGGGGAGATATAGTTAAGGGAGAAGCAGGCGCTCCCTGCAACAGTAAAGAGCTGTTTGGGCAGTTTCTGTTGAAACCTGTCAGTCGCCGTCCCTGGGATGCAATAAGTGAGCTAGAAAGTTTTAACAAGGAGCTGcaagagcaggaggagagcaCAAGCAGTGAAGAAGATTTGGAAAGTGCTGCAGCTTCTCCACAGGCAGGTGCCCTTACACAGAGGAGGGCATCCAGAAATGAGAAGTTGAACCAGGAGCCAAAATACGGTAGGAAATCAGAAATGGTGGTCTCAGAGGTGCCTGTATTTAAGCCAGGAAGAGTTAAAAGTAAGTCTGAAAGTTGGAGTGTGGGGACAGAGCATGGCGGTGAGCCGGGCTGCGTTGGCTCTCAAGGCGCCTCGCAGCCAGGAGGGAGCAGTGAAGGAGTCAGGCCAGCAGATGGAAGTCTGATAACAGAAATGAGGACAGGGGAAGCCAAGAGCAGAACAAGCAAGCAGCAAGTTCGTGTGGGCCCTCTCAAGAGAGTTTTGTCCAGTAGCCCAAGCAGTTCATGTCACAGTAATCCTTTCAATAACCCTGTCTTGCAGGAGATGAGCGAAGACCAAAATTACCTAGACTTTGTTAAACTAAGCAAAGGTGTAACTCCCACGAATGATACGGCATTAGAGAGAGGCTCAGTAGTACGCTTGTCACTAACGAAGAGGAACCAAGGGCGCTCTGAGCCGGATTTGAGGTCAGTGGGACTTGATGTAGCCCCAGGACCTGGTGCTAACAATTCCGATCActcttcaaatgcaaatgcagtgGAAATCCCTGTGAATGAGTCATTGCAGGCCAGAGCTGCAAGAATTTTAGGTATAGATATAGCAGTGGAGTCTCTCCTTCCAGATGACCATGTTGGGTCCCATGCAGGCACTAGCCCTGCAAATGGTGCCCAGGACTTTGAGTCATCACTGGGGAGCACAGTaagtgaaaaagaaggaaaaaaagagagttctTATGAAGGCAGACGAAAGTGTGGCTGGACAGAGAGTGCTCTCTTTGTCAGAGCGGGAGGCCGATCTTTATACCCTGATGAAGGCCAGACCACTCACCAGGAAGCCAGCGCTAAAACACCGGTAACTGAGCAAGTTCTTGAACAACCTGCGAGTCCCAGCCAAGGTGAGGACCAAAACTTGGTTTGCAAGTCAGCTGTGTATCAGCATTCAGAAAAGAGAGTGAGAAGCACCTCAAAAGTGATAGAGACACTCCAAGGCAAGCTCACTTCTCCACCTAGCCGGACTGCCATGGATCGCTTAGTGCGAATGAAAGAAGTTGACTCTGTGTCCCGGATGAGACGTCTGAGCATTAAGAGTGCAGACTCGGGAGAGGAGGTGGACGAGGAGAAGCTGTCGAGGGTacaagaggagagaggaaacaaaCTGGCAAGCTCAGGGGCTGTTTCCAAGCGTATTATCTCTCTCAGTGAAAACGGATATTTAGGTGGAATGGACAAGAAGAGGATCgacagagatttttctttag ataCATATGACCCCACCAAAGTTGAAAAGGTGTAA